CCTGCAGATGTACGAATGGAAAGCTACCAAGTACTATTGAAAAACTATTACCCAGAAGACCGTGTATATCTTGCTGTTTTCCCTGCTGCAATGCGTTATGCTGGACCGAGAGAAGCAGTATTCCATGCACTTGTAAGGAAAAACTACGGCTGCACACACTTTATTGTGGGACGAGATCATGCAGGTGTGGGCAATTATTATGGCACATATGATGCGCAAAGGATTTTTGATCAATTTGAATCAGAAGAACTTGGTATTAATCTGTTGTTCTTTGAACACAGCTTCTATTGCAAAAAGTGTGAAAACATGGCGTCTACAAAAACTTGCCCTCATGACAAGGAATATCATGAAATCTTATCTGGAACAAAGGTGCGCGAGCTTCTAAGAAATGGTGAAATTCCGCCAAGCACGTTCAGCCGCAAAGAAGTAGTGGAAGTGCTGATAAAAGGCTTGAAAAACCAAGAGATCCATTCATAATACAGGGGGAAAAGTAAATGAGCGGCAAAAGTACAAATATCACATGGCATGAACAAACTGTTTCAAAAGAACGCAGAAGAGAGAAAAATAAACATCACAGCTATGTATTGTGGTTTACTGGTCTTTCCGGTTCAGGGAAATCATCTGTAGCTAACGCAGTTGCAGAGAGGCTGTTCCAAGATGATACGCTCACATATGTGCTGGATGGTGATAATATCCGTTTCGGAATCAATAAAGATCTTGGCTTCTCTGAAGAAGACAGGAAGGAAAACATTCGCAGAATTGGCGAAGTCAGCAAGCTGTTTGTAGACAGTGGGCAAGTGGTGCTGACTGCCTTTATCTCTCCGTTCCGCAATGATCGAGAAGGAGTCAGAGAATTGCTGGAGGGCAATGAGTTTGTTGAAGTATATGTGAAATGTTCATTGGAAGCTTGTGAAGCTAGAGATCCTAAAGGTCTTTATGAGAAGGCAAGGCAAGGAATCATCAAGGACTTCACAGGAATCAGCTCTCCTTATGAAGAGCCGGTTAATCCGGAGATTGTGATTGACTCGGAAAAAAATTCCATTGAAGAATGTGTGGAGCAAATTGTTCAATTTTTGAAAGAAAAAGGCTATTATAGAAATATATAAATATAGAAAGAAAGGAATTATAGTGTCTCTAGTTTTGAGAGAATCCTATAATTCCTTTCTGTTAATATGCCAAAGCTTAGGATTATGCAGCAACAGAGGAAGGTGAAAGATGTGGGGAAAGTTTATTTGGTAGGAGCAGGGCCTGGAGATCCTGATTTAATTACTGTTAAAGGGCTGAATTGCATTAAAAATGCTGATGTTATCGTATATGACCGACTTGTTAACAAAGAGCTGCTGCATTACGCAAAGCCGAAGGCAGAATTGGTATATTGCGGAAAGCTGCCGCATCATCATGTAATGAAACAGGAATTGATTAATCAGACGCTCGTCAAGCATGCTAAAAGAGGAAAGATAGTGACAAGATTAAAAGGGGGAGACCCTTTTGTATTTGGCAGGGGCGGAGAAGAAGCAGAAGAATTGGCTAAAAATCAGATTCCGTTTGAAATTGTGCCAGGCATCACTGCGGGTATTGCTGCACCGAGCTATGCAGGAATCCCCGTTACACACAGAGATTATGGTTCATCCTTTGCTTTTGTAACAGGACATATGAAGAATGGGGAAGAAGACAGCATCAAGTGGGAGGCATTATGCCATATAGATACACTTGCCATCTATATGGGAGTTAAAAACTTACCGAATATCAGGGAGAAGCTGCTTTCCTATCAAAAAAGCGGGGATACTCCTGTTGCCTTGATTAATTGGGGAACTACGAGCAGCCAGCGAACGATTGTAACAACATTAGATAAAGCTGTAGAGGATGCGCAAAACGGGCAGATTGAAAATCCGTGCATGATTATTATCGGTGAGGTTGTCCGCATGCGTGAAAAAATTAAATGGTTTGAAAACTCATTTGAAGATCCATTGGCGAAAGAAGTGGTTTTATAATGAAAGCAGTTTTGTATATATGCCATGGCAGCAGGGTAAAGGAAGCGAGTGACCAGGCAATATCCTTTGTAAAGGAATGCATGAAAGAGAATGATTACCCCATTCAGGAGTATTGCTTTTTAGAGCTCTCAGAGCCAAGCATTGAGGAAGGCTTTAAGACATGTGTAGCAAAAGGCGCAACAACGATAATAGCTGTTCCTGTCTTGTTGCTGACAGCAGCTCATGCAAAGATTGATATTCCTGAAGTCCTCGACGAACTCGTTAAAGCATATCCAGACGTAGCATTACATTATGGACGCCCGATTGGTGTACATGAGAAGATGGCAGAGATTGTCATAGCTAAAATTAAACAGTCTGAATTGTATGTTAAAAACAAGTCACTTGTTCTGCTTGTTGGCAGGGGCAGTAGTGATCCGGATGTAAAGCGGGATTTACGGGAAATTAGTGACTTGGTAGAGCGGTCGCTGGACGGTGTTAAAGTGGAGGACTGTTATTTGACAGCAGCATCTCCTAGCTTTGAAGCTGCCCTTCAGGCTGCAAGCAACTCTCAGTACGAAAATATCATCGTCATTCCATATTTGCTGTTTACAGGTATACTGATGAACACGATGCGCAAGACAATCAACGGATTATCAAATTCAAATAAAAACTATGAGCTTTGCAACTACTTAGGATACCAGCCTGCTATTGCTAGTATTCTGAAGGATCGAATTGATGAAGCAGCTGGGGCTAAACTGTATGTTCCCATTAATGGTTAATATGCAGAATAAGAAATGTATCGTTGCAGGTGGAGGCAAGGTTGCCTTAAGGAAAGTAAAAGCACTAATTGCAGAAGGTGCAAACATTACAGTTATTAGTCCTGTACTATGTCCTGAGCTTGAGGAGCTCGAGCAAGCGGGAGCAATCGCTGCAGTTAGAAAAAAAGCAGCAGAAAGTGATTGTAAGGATGCTTTTTTTGTAGTTACAGCAACGAATGACGATAAAGCAAACCAAAGATTAGCGAACAGGCTGAAGCACCGTATGCTAGTTAATAATGCTAGCTCTGCTGATAATGGAAACTGTCATATACCGGCAAGTTTGCAAAGAGGCAGGCTTATCTTAAGTGTGTCGACAATGGGTGCAAGCCCAATCCTCGCAAGAAAAATCAAGGATGAATGGGCACAGGAATACCCTGATGGTTTGGAGGATTATTTCGATTTTTTATTTAATGCCCGGGAAATGATTAAAAGAGCTAATCTAAATTCTGTTGATAAGAAGGGCTTGTTAGAGGAGATAACGGACAATAAATACAAGCAATCTCCACAATTGAGAGATGATTTTTATAAGCTGCTCCAAAACTTCTAACGAGGAATGTTAGAGGTTTTTTTGTGAGAAAAAATGCCTGCTGATCTTTCCAGACAGCAGGCATTCGTCTTAATTTTTTGTTTTTACATATTCCATCACATACCGAACGTACTTGTCGTCCTTACACATCCAGGCTCCGTGATTTCTCTTTAAAAAGTTTTCTCCTTCTTGGAAGGAAGAAAAAGTTTCAGGCAGCTTTGTTTTCTTTTTGTTGATAACCCATTGCTGCTTGCCAGTCGGATATAGATAAAATATATCATCATGTTTATTCTCATAAAGTGTGCCTAATGGAGAATTCTTCTTATTATATTCATTCTTTTTAGGATCTTCCCTTAATGCTTCAAGCGGGAATGTATCTGTTACGAAGTTTTTATATGCTTCACTCGTCATTGTGCAGCCAGACGCTTTCACATGTCCGCCTCCACCATATGTACCGGCAACTTTGGAGACATCGACGTGGTCATGAATGGTTCGGAAACCGACCCTCTTGCCGCCAATATTAAGGATTGCTATATAATCGAGATGCGGGTATTCTTTGCCTAGCTCATTGCCTAGTTCTGAGTGATATGATTCGGCATAAACAACACCTGCATAAAGACCGTCGATTTGTGTTTGAACAAGCTCCCGCCGTTTGCGGCGAATATATCGTTCAATTTTTTTCTCTTCCAAATCAAGAATTTGCTGCTCTACTTCATCAAAGAAGAAGTGGTTGTTATTCTCAAGACGCGCAACCATTTTTTCTACAAATTCGTCAAATGATATTAAATAGAAAAGTGCATTCAGCTTTTGGGCATCAAAGTTTTCATTCTTTTCCCAATCCCATGTATCGTACTGTCTGACAAGCTCTACAAACTCAAGCACACTGTCAGAGGGAGTGAGATGCCCGTTTTTAACAAGGTACTCATATAATAATGAAGTAGCACAGGTGGAAATTCCTTCTTCATCTTCTACTACTACATGTCCCCATTCAAAATCATTTAAATGTAAGGCTGTTTTATGATGATCTATCAGTTGGACCTTGCCGCCCTTCTTATAGTAATCATCCAGCCTGATAGCATTCTCTTCACTTACAGAAAGGTCTGTAACGATAAGGAATGTATCCTCAGGCTTTTGGTCAAGGAATCTTTCTACCTCAAGATTCAGGCTGGAAACAGAATTATAGCGGATTTCCACATCTTCTCCAAAGGCAAGCTTTGCGATGATTCCACAGCCGACCCCATCAAGGTCATTATGCGACAATAATTTATACATTTTTTTCACCCCTGCCCAATAGTATAATCTAATATGGAAAAAATAGAACATGTTTCTTTTGAAAAGGACATATAAACGAGAAAGACCTAAGGTAATATGTACTTAGGTCTGACTCTTATGGACTTATTCAAAAGCAACAAAAACCTGGTAGCTGCCTATACGCAATTCAGTCATGCTTTCTGACACTGTGTAACGAATGCTATTTAAAAGGACACCTTTATTAATCAGATTCTCATACTCCTGTGCCAAGGAAATAAATTCTTTTGATCCGCCAAGCTTCAAAGTAATCCGCTGCTCGACAGGCAAATTCTTTTGTTTTC
This DNA window, taken from Niallia sp. Man26, encodes the following:
- the cobA gene encoding uroporphyrinogen-III C-methyltransferase; this encodes MGKVYLVGAGPGDPDLITVKGLNCIKNADVIVYDRLVNKELLHYAKPKAELVYCGKLPHHHVMKQELINQTLVKHAKRGKIVTRLKGGDPFVFGRGGEEAEELAKNQIPFEIVPGITAGIAAPSYAGIPVTHRDYGSSFAFVTGHMKNGEEDSIKWEALCHIDTLAIYMGVKNLPNIREKLLSYQKSGDTPVALINWGTTSSQRTIVTTLDKAVEDAQNGQIENPCMIIIGEVVRMREKIKWFENSFEDPLAKEVVL
- a CDS encoding NAD(P)-dependent oxidoreductase; translated protein: MFPLMVNMQNKKCIVAGGGKVALRKVKALIAEGANITVISPVLCPELEELEQAGAIAAVRKKAAESDCKDAFFVVTATNDDKANQRLANRLKHRMLVNNASSADNGNCHIPASLQRGRLILSVSTMGASPILARKIKDEWAQEYPDGLEDYFDFLFNAREMIKRANLNSVDKKGLLEEITDNKYKQSPQLRDDFYKLLQNF
- the cysC gene encoding adenylyl-sulfate kinase, with product MSGKSTNITWHEQTVSKERRREKNKHHSYVLWFTGLSGSGKSSVANAVAERLFQDDTLTYVLDGDNIRFGINKDLGFSEEDRKENIRRIGEVSKLFVDSGQVVLTAFISPFRNDREGVRELLEGNEFVEVYVKCSLEACEARDPKGLYEKARQGIIKDFTGISSPYEEPVNPEIVIDSEKNSIEECVEQIVQFLKEKGYYRNI
- a CDS encoding oligoribonuclease gives rise to the protein MYKLLSHNDLDGVGCGIIAKLAFGEDVEIRYNSVSSLNLEVERFLDQKPEDTFLIVTDLSVSEENAIRLDDYYKKGGKVQLIDHHKTALHLNDFEWGHVVVEDEEGISTCATSLLYEYLVKNGHLTPSDSVLEFVELVRQYDTWDWEKNENFDAQKLNALFYLISFDEFVEKMVARLENNNHFFFDEVEQQILDLEEKKIERYIRRKRRELVQTQIDGLYAGVVYAESYHSELGNELGKEYPHLDYIAILNIGGKRVGFRTIHDHVDVSKVAGTYGGGGHVKASGCTMTSEAYKNFVTDTFPLEALREDPKKNEYNKKNSPLGTLYENKHDDIFYLYPTGKQQWVINKKKTKLPETFSSFQEGENFLKRNHGAWMCKDDKYVRYVMEYVKTKN
- a CDS encoding sirohydrochlorin chelatase, with the protein product MKAVLYICHGSRVKEASDQAISFVKECMKENDYPIQEYCFLELSEPSIEEGFKTCVAKGATTIIAVPVLLLTAAHAKIDIPEVLDELVKAYPDVALHYGRPIGVHEKMAEIVIAKIKQSELYVKNKSLVLLVGRGSSDPDVKRDLREISDLVERSLDGVKVEDCYLTAASPSFEAALQAASNSQYENIIVIPYLLFTGILMNTMRKTINGLSNSNKNYELCNYLGYQPAIASILKDRIDEAAGAKLYVPING